A part of Palaemon carinicauda isolate YSFRI2023 chromosome 8, ASM3689809v2, whole genome shotgun sequence genomic DNA contains:
- the LOC137645299 gene encoding calponin homology domain-containing protein DDB_G0272472-like: MMGEILARNQRTYLRREAKDRAILRIRRIAMDEVSPDKRGLVYDLIQLWEEALKGEKIDKKKKIVIEVIEEGIVKRNIEYLENIIRGNIQEDDLRGQSRDFRNQLRRVAKDIASAQIRKRVEEEMASEKRGVVYDLTKRYETALKGDKIEAKNEYQEARKSQTLENLIECFENRLQEKTETEGDLLGQSTDFRENLNRKAKDIALARISQIIQEWLSEEQNENVWKSENIDDKTEIEGDLLGQSPDFRENLNRKAKDIALARISQIIQEWLSEEQNEKGYQESNSPGTKADSASKSGEYPEIMMMNGIMKRKHLRREAKDVALIRIRQIAQEEISQQKGDKVYALIKLREEALKHEKTDKRQEVNLEEIEEGIVERGIQYFENLIRGIIVSDCCQAIEWGLQGVGAHEELSEQNENVWKSENIKKELQDYQEANSSGTQGYSASNSDDYEEIIKLKVMGRKQTADLRRKAKDKAFFKIRRIAMEEVFPEERRLVYGLVQVWEKALKGDKIEKMKKVIHEVIEKGNVKRHIQKFENAIRGNLKEGDLGGQPRDFRNHLRRTTKDKALAQIRKLVQEEMSEKTGRVYDLTELHENAIKGDKIEKKSEYKAIKSQIIENLMEYFENMLQEKTENEGHLLGQSPGLRENLKRKSENIEKELQDYQEASSSGTQGYSASNSDDYEDIIKLKVMGRKQTADLRRKAKDKAFFKIRRIAMEEVFPEETLSIWSCSRMGRGSER; this comes from the coding sequence ATGATGGGAGAGATACTGGCACGGAATCAGAGAACTTATCTTAGAAGGGAAGCGAAAGATAGAGCCATATTAAGGATCAGACGAATTGCAATGGATGAAGTCTCTCCAGACAAGAGAGGCTTAGTATACGATCTTATTCAGCtctgggaagaggctctgaaaggcGAGAAAATAGACAAGAAAAAGAAGATTGTTATTGAAGTGATAGAAGAAGGGATCGTAAAAAGGAACATCGAGTATCTCGAAAATATAATACGAGGAAACATACAGGAAGACGATCTTCGTGGACAATCTCGGGACTTCAGAAACCAACTTAGGAGGGTCGCTAAAGATATAGCCTCGGCACAGATAAGAAAAAGAGTGGAAGAGGAAATGGCCTCTGAGAAAAGAGGCGTAGTTTATGATCTTACTAAACGATATGAAACCGCATTAAAAGGAGACAAAATTGAAGCGAAAAATGAATATCAAGAGGCAAGAAAAAGCCAGACATTAGAAAACCTTATCGAGTGTTTTGAAAATAGGTTACAAGAAAAAACAGAGACTGAAGGCGATCTTCTTGGGCAATCTACAGACTTCAGGGAAAATCTTAACAGGAAGGCTAAGGATATCGCTTTAGCCAGGATAAGTCAAATAATACAAGAGTGGTTAtcagaagaacaaaatgaaaacgtctggaaaagtgaAAACATTGATGATAAAACAGAAATTGAAGGCGATCTTCTGGGGCAATCTCCAGACTTCAGGGAAAATCTTAACAGGAAGGCTAAGGATATCGCTTTAGCCAGGATAAGTCAAATAATACAAGAGTGGTTAtcagaagaacaaaatgaaaaaggcTACCAAGAATCAAATAGCCCTGGAACAAAAGCTGATTCTGCCAGTAAAAGTGGTGAATATCCAGAAATTATGATGATGAACGGAATAATgaagagaaagcatcttaggagagAAGCAAAAGATGTGGCCCTAATAAGGATCAGACAGATTGCACAGGAGGAAATCTCACAGCAAAAAGGCGACAAAGTATACGCTCTTATTAAACTGAGGGAAGAGGCTCTGAAACACGAGAAAACGGATAAGAGACAGGAGGTTAAccttgaagaaatagaagaaggaatCGTAGAAAGGggtatccagtattttgaaaaccTCATTAGAGGAATTATTGTATCAGACTGTTGTCAGGCCATCGAATGGGGTCTTCAAGGAGTGGGAGCACATGAGGAACTATCggaacaaaatgaaaacgtctggaaaagtgaAAACATTAAAAAGGAACTTCAAGACTATCAAGAAGCAAATAGCTCAGGAACACAAGGATATTCTGCtagtaatagtgatgattatgaagaaattataaagcTAAAGGTAATGGGACGCAAACAAACAGCTGATCTTAGGAGGAAAGCCAAAGATAAAGCCTTTTtcaagattagacgaattgcaatggAGGAGGTCTTTCCAGAAGAGAGACGCTTAGTCTATGGTCTTGTTCAAGTATGGGAAAAGGCTCTGAAAGGTGACAAAATAGAGAAGATGAAGAAGGTTATTCATGAAGTAATAGAAAAAGGCAATGTAAAAAGGCATATCCAGAAATTTGAAAATGCCATACGAGGAAACTTGAAAGAAGGCGATCTTGGTGGACAACCTCGGGACTTCAGAAACCATCTTAGGAGGACCACTAAAGATAAGGCCTTGGCCCAGATAAGAAAATTAGTACAAGAGGAAATGTCTGAGAAAACAGGCCGAGTTTATGATCTTACTGAACTACATGAAAATGCAATCAAAGGagacaaaattgaaaagaaaagtgaATATAAGGCAATAAAAAGCCAAATAATAGAAAACCTAAtggagtattttgaaaatatgttacaagagaaaacagaaaatgaaggccatcttcttgggcaatctccaggcttgagagagaatcttaaaaggaaaagtgaaaacattGAAAAGGAGCTTCAAGACTACCAGGAAGCAAGTAGCTCAGGAACACAAGGATATTCTGCtagtaatagtgatgattatgAAGACATTATAAAGCTAAAGGTGATGGGACGCAAACAAACCGCTGATCTTAGGAGGAAAGCCAAAGATAAAGCCTTTTTCAAGATAAGACGAATTGCAATGGAGGAGGTCTTTCCAGAAGAGACGCTTAGTATATGGTCTTGTTCAAgaatgggaagaggctctgaaaggtGA